The genome window GGGTTTCATAATCCCTTATTGCAACCAATCTATTTTCAATCCCAGCCTCCTCGTAATAAGAAACCGTTAACAGATACAAAAATTCATCTTTATCTTCAATCTGTTTTTTAACAAAATGCTTGATTTTTACAAACATTTTTGAAAATTCTGCTGTGTAGAAACTACCTTTGAATTGCTGTTTTTCTCCTGAAAATATCTCATAAAGAGAAGCAAAAGCAGAAACTATTCCAAATAAAACAATATTTCTATCTACTGAAAGCTTTCCATCTTTTTGAATAACAACCTTCTCAAAAGGTATTATCTCTTCATATAAAACTTTATCAAACAGATTAAGAATTAAAAAATTAAGCTGGGCAAGTTTAAGGGAAACTCCCTCCCTTACAATCTCGTCATCGGGATATAACTCCAAAACAAGTTCATGTTTTTTTGTGGCATCCAATTCCTCAATTTTTTGCATCAGTTCAGGCAGTAGATTAAAGTCAATAATTATTCCGTGTTTTTTTACAAGTGGCGTTCCCTGATAAAAGAATATTAACGGTGCTGGAGTTGGATGTAATTCGCTAAGGGCATCGGTAAACAGCATAAATATTATTTTTTCTGGGGTGTCGTCTTCAGGGTTAAGCTCAAGTTTATCAAATATATTAATAACTGCCTGACGGATTTCCCATTTGTTAAATTTTTTGTGCTTAAATTCCTGATTTACGAACCTGACTACTGACTTTCTTTCTTCAAAAAAGCGATTGCTATCTGAAATAAGTTCCTCAATGGAAGAAAATTTGGAAGCTTTTCCTTTTATAAAATGTGTAGAGTTTTCTACAGCCAAATTGATTTTTTCTGGGTCTTTTATATGCTTTTGTATTATTTCCATTTTACTCCTACTGAGACATTAAATATTTAAGTCCTATAAATACCACCCTGTAAACAAAAAACATAACTACTGTAAAAAATCCTATATTTAGCGCAATAAGGAATAATGCAAAATTAGACCTTCTTTCTTCAGGTGGTTTTTGGTTATTTCTTATAACCATAATTACATAGCTACCTATTCCAGCTGCAAGGATAAGAATAAGCAGTATCAAAATATCTGTTGAGTGGAGGTCTCCCACCTGAGATAAAACGCTTTCAGGAGTATCCTGATGTAGTCTAAGTTTTCCAGCTTCATCCATTTTAACACCTCCTATTTAAGCCAGATGTATTCGCTTCTCTCTGGCCCTGTGGAGAGCATCACTACAGGAACTCCTGTTTCTTCTTCTATTGTATTTATAAAGTCCCATACTTCTGCAGGTAATTGTGATTTATCTTTTAAACGGAATGTGCTTTTGTCCCAGCCTTTAAGGGTCTTATATACAGGTTTACAGTTTTCAAGAATTTTCAAAGACGCCGGAAAATCTTTTATTATCTGACCTTCATATTCATAAGCTACAGCAACTTTTATCTCATCAAAATGGTCTAAAACATCAAGCTTTGTGATTATAAGACCATCCATGCCATTTATTCTTGCTGCGAACCTAAGAGCTACAAGGTCAAGCCAGCCACATCTTCTTGGTCTGCCTGTTGTTGTTCCGTATTCATTTCCTTCATCTCTGAGTTTCTGACCTATTCCATCATTTAGCTCTGTTGGAAATGGTCCTGCACCTACCCTTGTAACATAAGCTTTACTTACACCGTAAACTTTTGCCTGTCCTATTAGCCTTGGGGAAACTCCAGTTCCATTGCAAAGTCCAAGGGCTGAAGCATTTGAAGATGTAACATAAGGATATGTTCCCATATCTATATCAAGCATTGTTCCCTGAGCACCTTCAAATAAAACACTTTCCCCTTTTGCTAAAGCATCATGGAGCATTAAAGAGGTATCAGCCACAAGCTCCTGAACTTTTTCAAACATTCTCATTGTGTCTGAATAAACTTCATCTACAGTCAGGTCAAATGTTTCTCCGTATATTTTCTCTGCTATCTCCTTGGCTTCATTTAACGCACTTTCAAGTCTGTTTTTAAAATATGGAGGGTCAAACAGGTCAACCATTCTTATACCTGTTCTGGCATACTTTGCCATATATGCAGGGCCTATGCCTTTTAGAGTTGTTCCTACTTTGTCTTTACCTTTCTTCTTTTCTGAGAGACCATCAAGGATTTTATGGTATGGAAAAACTATATGTGCCCTATCACTTATAAAAAGCCTTCCTTTAAAATCATTACCGACTACATCACTTACTTTATCCATCTCAGCTATAAGCTCTTCAAGGGCAACAACAACACCATTTGTAATTAGATTTTTCTTGCCTTCTCTGAGAATTCCAGAAGGAATAAGATGTAATGCATACTTTTTATCTCCTACAATAACAGTGTGCCCTGCATTACTACCACCCTGATATCTAACAACATAATCATAATCAGGGGTTAAAAGGTCAACTATTTTACCTTTTCCTTCATCTCCCCATTGGGAGCCAAGGATAACAAGGCTATTTCCCATTAATTTCCTCCTGTATCGGTATAAACAAACTCTTTAATATCCTTTCTTTTCCAGTGGCCAATAGATGGCATACCTTCAATAAATTGTTTTTGTATATGTATAAGCTTATTAATTCCTAATTTTCCATATTCAAGCATTTTGTCAAATTCTTCCTGTGTAAAGGAGTATTCCTCTCCTGTAGCCTGTATCTCAACAAAGTTTCCGCTTCCTGTCATAACAAGGTTCATATCAACTTTTGCAGCTGAGTCCTCTTTGAAGTTCAGGTCTAAAACAACCTCTTTACCTACAACCCCTGTAGAAACTGCGGCAACATAATCTTTAAGTGGATTTTGCTGGACAACTCCGCTTTCTGTTATTTTTATCATTGCATCGGCAACAGCTATAAATGCTCCTGTTATTGAAGCAACCCTTGTTCCGCCATCTGCCTGAATAACATCACAATCAACCCAGAGGGTTCTTTCTCCTAATTTTTTCAGGTCAACTACACCCCTCAAAGACCTTCCGATTAGCCTTTGAATTTCCTGTGTTCTACCGGAAGGGGCACCCCTAACAACCTCTCTTATATTTCTACTTTCTGTAGACCTTGGAAGCATTGCATATTCTGCTGTAATCCATCCCTGCCCTGTTCCTCTAAGGAATGGTGGGACTTTTTCTTCTATTGATGCAGTAATAATTACTCTGGTATTTCCCATCTCAATAAGGACAGAACCTTCTGCATAGATGTTAAAATCCCTAATAATTTTTATTGGTCTAAGCTGGGTTGGACTTCTTCCGTCTGGACGCAAGACAAACCTCCAATCATTTTTACAAACACAAAATTTTATCATAACTATCCATTGAAAAGTTAGATTTCGGCAATAAGTTGTAAATAAAAAAAGGAGGGCACCATGAAGGAATTAAAAGCACTTTCAAATGAAACAGCTAAACTCAGTAAAAGGATTATCTCCAT of Persephonella sp. IF05-L8 contains these proteins:
- a CDS encoding adenylosuccinate synthase, whose product is MGNSLVILGSQWGDEGKGKIVDLLTPDYDYVVRYQGGSNAGHTVIVGDKKYALHLIPSGILREGKKNLITNGVVVALEELIAEMDKVSDVVGNDFKGRLFISDRAHIVFPYHKILDGLSEKKKGKDKVGTTLKGIGPAYMAKYARTGIRMVDLFDPPYFKNRLESALNEAKEIAEKIYGETFDLTVDEVYSDTMRMFEKVQELVADTSLMLHDALAKGESVLFEGAQGTMLDIDMGTYPYVTSSNASALGLCNGTGVSPRLIGQAKVYGVSKAYVTRVGAGPFPTELNDGIGQKLRDEGNEYGTTTGRPRRCGWLDLVALRFAARINGMDGLIITKLDVLDHFDEIKVAVAYEYEGQIIKDFPASLKILENCKPVYKTLKGWDKSTFRLKDKSQLPAEVWDFINTIEEETGVPVVMLSTGPERSEYIWLK
- the rph gene encoding ribonuclease PH; amino-acid sequence: MRPDGRSPTQLRPIKIIRDFNIYAEGSVLIEMGNTRVIITASIEEKVPPFLRGTGQGWITAEYAMLPRSTESRNIREVVRGAPSGRTQEIQRLIGRSLRGVVDLKKLGERTLWVDCDVIQADGGTRVASITGAFIAVADAMIKITESGVVQQNPLKDYVAAVSTGVVGKEVVLDLNFKEDSAAKVDMNLVMTGSGNFVEIQATGEEYSFTQEEFDKMLEYGKLGINKLIHIQKQFIEGMPSIGHWKRKDIKEFVYTDTGGN